The proteins below are encoded in one region of Amorphus orientalis:
- a CDS encoding TetR/AcrR family transcriptional regulator, whose translation MTKTRTGRADDASDVREVGPAKEDGRLLRGEATRERVLDAAERLFADQGFDAVSIRQIAQEAGVTLGVVGFHGGAKLDLFRTILARRVEMLSSVRLKALDGIDARREPATLHELVDAYIGPYIEFAAEGDPQWNAYARLIARTVSDDRWYPQVRDFYDPVARRYIDAIARLYPSADRETIAAALVMSVACMLSVVASTARIAGLSQAEAADLPTGAPDVRAYKSVLIDFCAGGIERAITSA comes from the coding sequence GTGACGAAGACGCGGACCGGCCGGGCAGACGATGCTTCCGACGTCAGGGAGGTCGGCCCGGCCAAGGAAGATGGACGGCTTCTGCGCGGCGAGGCAACGCGCGAGCGGGTGCTGGATGCGGCCGAGCGCCTGTTCGCCGACCAGGGCTTCGATGCGGTCTCGATCCGCCAGATCGCCCAGGAAGCCGGCGTGACCCTCGGCGTCGTCGGGTTTCACGGCGGGGCAAAACTCGACCTCTTCCGGACCATCCTCGCGCGCCGGGTGGAGATGCTGTCTTCGGTGCGGCTGAAAGCGCTCGACGGGATCGACGCGCGGCGGGAACCGGCCACGCTTCACGAACTCGTCGACGCCTATATCGGGCCCTATATCGAGTTTGCAGCCGAGGGCGACCCGCAGTGGAATGCCTATGCGCGGCTGATCGCACGCACTGTCAGCGACGACCGCTGGTACCCGCAGGTGCGCGACTTCTACGATCCCGTGGCCCGTCGGTACATCGACGCGATCGCGCGGCTCTATCCGTCGGCCGACCGGGAGACGATTGCCGCGGCGCTGGTGATGTCGGTGGCGTGCATGCTGTCGGTGGTGGCCTCGACCGCCCGGATCGCGGGCCTGTCCCAGGCGGAGGCCGCCGATCTGCCGACCGGGGCGCCGGACGTACGGGCCTACAAATCGGTGCTGATCGATTTCTGCGCCGGCGGCATCGAGCGGGCGATCACGTCCGCCTGA
- the ppk2 gene encoding polyphosphate kinase 2 — MTKKPPPIPKLDKTSYRHQLHALQIELVKLQRHFIRCDDKILVIVEGRDTAGKDGVIKRITEHLSPRETRTVALGKPSDRDRSAWYFQRYVPHLPAAQEFVLFNRSWYNRAGVERVMGFCSEGEYQEFMETVLEFEHMLVRSGIKLMKYYLDISLPEQLERLEARRTDPLKQWKVSPIDETAAEHWDAYSTARNEMLARTHNPITPWTIVRADVKRQARVNLIADLLSRLDYAEKDPGVLAIDPTIVFDFKPRFISSGLIAP, encoded by the coding sequence ATGACGAAAAAACCGCCGCCCATTCCGAAGCTCGACAAGACCAGCTACCGCCACCAGCTCCATGCGCTACAGATCGAGCTGGTGAAGCTGCAGCGCCACTTCATCCGCTGCGACGACAAGATCCTGGTGATCGTTGAAGGCCGGGACACGGCCGGCAAGGATGGGGTGATCAAGCGGATCACCGAGCACCTGAGCCCGCGCGAGACCCGCACCGTCGCGCTCGGCAAACCCTCAGATAGGGACCGCTCCGCCTGGTACTTCCAGCGCTACGTGCCGCATCTTCCGGCGGCGCAGGAGTTCGTCCTGTTCAACCGGAGCTGGTACAATCGCGCCGGCGTCGAGCGGGTCATGGGGTTCTGCAGCGAAGGCGAGTATCAGGAGTTCATGGAAACGGTGCTCGAATTCGAGCACATGCTGGTCCGCTCCGGCATCAAGCTGATGAAATACTATCTCGACATCAGTTTGCCGGAGCAGCTGGAGCGGCTTGAGGCGCGGCGGACCGATCCGCTGAAACAGTGGAAGGTCTCGCCGATCGACGAGACTGCCGCCGAGCATTGGGACGCCTACAGCACCGCCCGCAACGAGATGCTGGCCCGCACCCACAATCCGATCACGCCGTGGACGATCGTACGCGCCGACGTGAAGCGTCAGGCACGGGTCAACCTGATCGCGGACCTGCTCTCCCGGCTGGACTACGCCGAGAAGGACCCGGGCGTTCTTGCGATCGATCCCACCATCGTTTTCGACTTCAAACCGCGGTTCATTTCGTCGGGGCTGATTGCGCCCTGA
- a CDS encoding putative bifunctional diguanylate cyclase/phosphodiesterase — protein MHLYALLSRIRFLNYSGKILVVTFFGIHVPLIVLILYFAINQEGSWRALAPIVFVVLAATLVGTAITLFVLNQLLAPIMAASKALGDYRTRRALPELPREFEDEAGALMRDTDVTIRDLDTALKRLTHFDPVSMLGRRPELIEQVESLIAKGDPIAGVCVRISNFAEIETLMSFEATNRVILTLAERLQEHAGASALGRTSSATFKFAMPLADPAALHRHLEALHGHLTAPIRYGRSLYYPKISIGVACFPEHAAQAAELLSAALSAATVQNFNTGAAVSYFSEVSNDTARRRFMLDQDLRQALKRGEFELHYQPIVDAELSSVVAAEALIRWRHPQLGNIPPSDFIAIAEESGLIIQLGEFTFNAACNQIRTWKAGGHEAPRISINLSAEQFRDPDLVHKIDHAVGSAGIRHADIKIEITESVLLTDLPHVEQSIGQLRDRGVGISLDDFGADYSNMRYVANFNFDEMKIDRMFVQDVDRDQRLHAICTSIATLSRGLGIQLVAEGVERAEELAALMDVGCRLFQGYHFARPVPAHLFPEECRKAVAALAPRVDTAA, from the coding sequence ATGCATCTCTATGCCCTGTTGTCCCGAATTCGCTTCCTGAATTACTCGGGCAAGATCCTCGTGGTGACCTTTTTCGGCATTCACGTGCCGCTGATCGTCCTGATCCTCTATTTCGCAATCAATCAGGAAGGGAGCTGGCGCGCGCTGGCACCGATCGTATTCGTTGTCCTTGCGGCGACGTTGGTCGGTACCGCAATCACGTTGTTCGTCCTCAACCAGCTTCTCGCGCCCATCATGGCGGCCTCGAAAGCGCTGGGAGACTATCGGACGCGACGTGCACTCCCAGAACTGCCGCGGGAATTCGAAGATGAAGCTGGCGCGCTGATGCGCGACACCGACGTCACCATCCGCGACCTCGACACTGCGCTCAAGCGGCTGACACATTTCGACCCCGTCAGCATGCTGGGCCGCCGCCCGGAACTGATCGAGCAGGTGGAGTCGCTGATCGCGAAGGGCGACCCTATCGCGGGCGTTTGCGTTCGCATCAGCAATTTCGCGGAAATCGAAACGCTCATGAGTTTCGAGGCGACGAACCGCGTTATCCTGACACTCGCCGAGCGGCTGCAGGAGCATGCCGGGGCAAGCGCTCTCGGCAGGACGAGTTCCGCGACCTTCAAGTTCGCCATGCCGCTGGCCGACCCGGCCGCGCTCCACCGGCATCTCGAGGCGCTGCACGGTCATCTGACCGCCCCCATCCGGTACGGTCGAAGCCTGTACTATCCGAAGATCAGTATCGGCGTCGCCTGCTTCCCGGAGCACGCAGCCCAGGCGGCCGAGCTCCTCAGCGCCGCTCTCTCGGCCGCAACGGTCCAGAACTTCAACACGGGAGCCGCCGTCTCCTATTTCTCCGAGGTCTCGAACGACACCGCGCGACGCCGCTTCATGCTGGATCAGGACCTCCGTCAGGCGTTGAAACGGGGCGAATTCGAGCTCCACTATCAGCCGATCGTCGACGCCGAGCTCTCCAGCGTGGTCGCGGCCGAAGCCCTCATCAGGTGGCGACATCCGCAACTTGGCAACATCCCGCCGTCCGATTTCATTGCCATCGCCGAAGAGAGCGGACTTATCATTCAACTCGGCGAGTTTACATTCAACGCAGCCTGCAACCAGATCCGCACCTGGAAGGCCGGCGGCCATGAGGCGCCACGTATCTCCATCAACCTCTCCGCCGAGCAGTTCAGAGATCCTGATCTGGTCCATAAGATCGATCACGCTGTCGGGTCGGCCGGAATCCGCCACGCGGATATCAAGATCGAAATTACCGAGAGCGTCCTGCTCACGGACCTGCCCCATGTGGAACAGTCGATAGGCCAGCTCCGCGACCGCGGCGTCGGTATCTCCCTGGACGATTTCGGTGCCGACTATTCGAACATGCGCTACGTCGCGAACTTCAATTTCGACGAGATGAAGATCGACCGGATGTTCGTGCAGGATGTCGACCGGGATCAGCGGTTGCATGCGATCTGCACGTCGATCGCCACCCTGTCGCGCGGCCTCGGTATCCAGCTCGTGGCGGAAGGCGTGGAGCGGGCCGAGGAACTCGCCGCCCTGATGGATGTGGGCTGCCGCCTGTTCCAGGGCTATCACTTCGCCCGCCCCGTTCCCGCTCATCTCTTTCCCGAGGAATGCCGCAAGGCGGTGGCCGCTCTCGCGCCGCGGGTGGACACTGCCGCCTGA
- a CDS encoding CoA transferase subunit A: protein MTKFLSLHDAIAQNVHDGDVVAFEGFTHLIPIAAGHEAIRQGIKDLTVVRMTPDIIYDQMIGMGMVKKAIFSYAGNPGVGLLRRMRDAVENAWPRPLEIEEHSHAAMANAYEAGAAGLPCAIFRGYKGADLANVNPNIRSVTCPFTGEELAAVPAIRPDVSVIHAQKADAKGNVLVEGIVGIQKEAVLAAKRAVVTVEEVVDDLECGPNACVLPDWTIAAIAVVPGGAHPSYTQGYYDRDNSTYLEWDKVSADREAFQTWIEDNVLDVGPDVFAQRIENLRSAA from the coding sequence ATGACCAAGTTCCTTTCCCTACACGATGCCATTGCGCAGAACGTTCACGACGGGGACGTCGTCGCGTTCGAGGGGTTCACCCACCTAATTCCGATCGCCGCGGGCCACGAGGCGATCCGCCAGGGCATCAAGGACCTGACCGTGGTCCGCATGACGCCCGACATCATCTACGACCAGATGATCGGCATGGGCATGGTGAAGAAGGCGATCTTCTCCTATGCCGGCAATCCGGGCGTGGGGCTTCTGCGCCGGATGCGGGATGCCGTCGAGAACGCCTGGCCGCGCCCGCTGGAGATCGAGGAACACAGCCACGCCGCCATGGCGAACGCCTACGAGGCCGGTGCTGCCGGCCTGCCCTGCGCGATCTTCCGCGGCTACAAGGGTGCCGATCTCGCGAACGTCAACCCGAATATCAGGTCGGTGACCTGCCCCTTTACCGGGGAAGAGCTCGCCGCGGTTCCGGCCATCCGTCCGGACGTGTCCGTCATCCATGCCCAGAAGGCCGACGCCAAGGGCAACGTCCTCGTCGAAGGCATCGTCGGTATCCAGAAGGAAGCCGTGCTCGCCGCAAAGCGCGCCGTCGTCACCGTGGAAGAGGTCGTCGACGATCTGGAGTGCGGGCCGAACGCCTGCGTGCTGCCGGACTGGACCATCGCCGCGATCGCCGTCGTGCCGGGTGGGGCGCATCCGTCCTATACCCAGGGCTATTACGACCGGGACAACTCCACCTATCTGGAATGGGACAAGGTGTCGGCGGACCGCGAGGCCTTCCAGACCTGGATCGAGGACAATGTGCTCGACGTCGGACCGGACGTCTTTGCCCAGCGCATCGAGAATTTGAGGAGCGCCGCATGA
- a CDS encoding HupE/UreJ family protein, which yields MLRAILVLAALSVLSVPVAAHTGATGTSGLAVGFSHPLGGLDHVLAMVAVGLLAVGQGGRWTWALPAAFVGMMVLGGVAGMAGAPMPAVELGIQGSAVVLGLAIAAGNRCPGPLALVLVAGLALFHGHAHGTEMPAAIAAVEYGIGFAVATLLLHGAGLGLGAVPRLLGREFARPAGAVGGLAIAALGLTVLIG from the coding sequence ATGCTTCGCGCGATCCTCGTTCTTGCTGCTCTGTCTGTGCTCAGCGTTCCCGTGGCTGCCCACACGGGGGCGACCGGGACATCGGGTTTGGCTGTCGGGTTCTCCCATCCGCTCGGCGGTCTTGATCATGTTCTTGCGATGGTTGCGGTCGGGTTGCTCGCCGTCGGGCAGGGGGGACGGTGGACCTGGGCCCTGCCGGCGGCCTTCGTCGGGATGATGGTTCTGGGCGGGGTTGCAGGCATGGCCGGCGCGCCGATGCCGGCGGTGGAACTCGGTATCCAGGGCTCCGCCGTCGTTCTCGGACTGGCGATCGCGGCAGGCAACCGCTGCCCTGGGCCGCTGGCGCTTGTCCTGGTTGCCGGTCTGGCGCTGTTCCATGGACATGCGCACGGGACCGAGATGCCGGCTGCGATTGCGGCCGTCGAATACGGGATTGGATTCGCGGTTGCGACGTTGTTGCTGCACGGTGCAGGGCTCGGGCTCGGAGCCGTTCCGCGTTTGTTGGGGCGGGAGTTCGCGCGTCCTGCCGGGGCAGTCGGCGGTCTGGCGATCGCGGCTCTGGGACTGACCGTCCTCATAGGCTAA
- a CDS encoding S8 family serine peptidase, translated as MRDALLQAAGYGDRSLIASVVENARLTPDRADLIATTATGLRPDLAERIRRAATVGRDLAATSAGGAAGATGATNGPLANPTPYPGGNPNIPIASLSEYQRNYGLEAIHADAALAKGLTGKGVIVGVIDTGIDVRPDGSIHPEFEGRLDPRSTSFLYWFNRDLVCQSNDLSLCPTFSEDEVVDAFDQGPTDSMDQQNHGTHVSGIIGAGQNGFGMQGVAPDAKILAVKAISQGYNVVLDDGESVATYQLERCGLAIANDDCDPIGGDQGEPTKAFNYLAQFPDVKVINGSFGPNAPDGSVSWDLGDAEDQEALLEDARAVRSSLDAGQIIVMAAGNSRLEAPVMSESPNGIGLYPFIQPANQNARNSAGALIYDDHGTGLDLSFTSPAGLAAAEAADGKARGRIVVVVALDAYNNLASYSQMCGAAKEWCVSAPGGDQVAPYFPDSGLPGDRGILSTIPKNNYAFESGTSMASPNVAGAIAVLIEAYPTFTPAEIVHILFTTAEDLGAPGVDAVFGWGLVRLDRALSVGPIGMTGTGTYTVGASGGDTRWLVDFTSDGSLDKQGSGTLTVASKATFRQASAVDGGTLAVGGTLTTPRLAVNQGGRLSGTGSVVADVTVAGELAPGASPGTLSVTGDLTLTETATTTIEVDGTGTGSGAGNYDRIIVNGSGSVFTAGGTLAPVLRGISGSATNSFTPSVGQQFAVVQVPSGTVTGSFSGVRQPASGLPAGTRFDVLYYPSVLTLAATPASYANLAALGIGQTGNERAFGSALDAARPAAGVRPSAATNELFNTLYAASEADLAAGFSSLTGQLHAEMGTTAVRSVGRFAETIGSRQLGLMADWLTAQSAPYGEGQAWVEAETTLTDVGASGGVSGYDARSTNVAFGVDHRVSARVALGFAAAYEYADVSSDAHGSGDVTTYQAGLYGTFDAGVVALAARGGLSYGDLSTSRTTALRGYGATASADGHGFGGFAEATAFRAFETPVVTVTPSATLGYRAFGRDAMTESGSVFALSVPSETFSETQTTLAVALSRRFALGNGFVLEPVLSAGWRHDYADVAQTSDLGILGASYDVAGADVGRDAFLGEVTMTALKGDRFALGASWQAELRDNLTAHTFQAEASFRF; from the coding sequence GTGCGCGACGCGCTCCTGCAGGCCGCTGGCTACGGCGATCGGTCGCTGATCGCCAGCGTGGTGGAAAATGCGCGGCTGACGCCGGACCGGGCGGATCTGATCGCCACGACGGCGACCGGGTTGCGTCCGGACCTGGCCGAGCGGATCCGCCGGGCTGCAACGGTCGGGCGCGATCTGGCTGCAACCTCCGCGGGCGGCGCGGCCGGCGCCACGGGCGCAACAAACGGCCCGCTTGCCAATCCCACGCCCTATCCCGGCGGCAACCCGAACATCCCGATTGCCTCGCTGAGCGAGTATCAGCGCAACTATGGCCTGGAGGCCATCCACGCCGACGCGGCGCTGGCCAAGGGGCTGACGGGCAAGGGGGTGATTGTCGGTGTGATCGATACCGGCATCGACGTGCGCCCGGACGGCAGCATTCATCCGGAATTCGAGGGGCGTCTTGACCCACGGTCCACGAGCTTCCTGTATTGGTTCAATCGGGATCTGGTGTGCCAGTCCAATGACCTCTCTCTCTGCCCGACCTTTTCCGAGGACGAGGTCGTCGATGCTTTCGATCAGGGTCCGACGGACTCGATGGATCAGCAGAACCACGGCACCCATGTGTCCGGCATCATCGGCGCAGGACAGAACGGGTTCGGCATGCAGGGCGTCGCGCCGGACGCGAAGATCCTGGCGGTCAAGGCGATCAGCCAAGGCTATAATGTCGTCCTTGACGACGGAGAATCCGTCGCAACCTACCAGCTCGAACGCTGCGGTCTGGCCATTGCCAACGATGACTGCGATCCGATCGGGGGCGACCAGGGCGAGCCGACCAAGGCGTTCAACTATCTCGCCCAGTTTCCCGATGTGAAGGTGATCAACGGCAGTTTCGGGCCCAACGCCCCGGATGGTTCGGTGAGTTGGGATCTTGGCGATGCGGAAGACCAGGAGGCTCTGCTGGAAGACGCGCGTGCGGTGCGCTCCAGCCTCGATGCGGGCCAGATCATCGTCATGGCCGCGGGCAACTCCCGTCTGGAAGCTCCGGTGATGTCGGAGAGCCCGAACGGGATCGGCCTCTATCCTTTCATTCAGCCGGCGAACCAGAATGCTCGTAACTCGGCCGGCGCGCTGATCTATGACGATCACGGGACGGGACTGGACCTGTCCTTCACGTCGCCGGCGGGGCTTGCTGCGGCGGAAGCGGCGGACGGCAAGGCGCGCGGCCGGATCGTGGTGGTGGTGGCGCTGGACGCCTACAACAACCTCGCGAGCTACTCGCAGATGTGCGGTGCGGCCAAGGAGTGGTGCGTGTCGGCTCCCGGCGGTGACCAGGTCGCGCCTTACTTCCCCGACAGCGGCCTGCCCGGCGATCGCGGGATCCTGTCCACGATCCCGAAGAACAACTATGCCTTCGAGTCCGGCACGTCGATGGCGTCTCCGAACGTTGCGGGTGCGATTGCGGTTCTGATCGAGGCGTATCCGACGTTCACGCCGGCTGAGATCGTGCACATCCTGTTCACGACGGCGGAGGATCTGGGCGCGCCTGGCGTGGACGCGGTGTTCGGCTGGGGGCTTGTGCGCCTGGACCGGGCGCTGTCGGTGGGTCCGATCGGCATGACCGGAACGGGCACGTATACGGTCGGCGCGTCGGGCGGCGACACGCGCTGGCTGGTGGACTTCACCAGCGACGGCAGCCTGGATAAGCAGGGCTCCGGCACGCTGACGGTCGCGAGCAAGGCGACGTTCCGGCAGGCCTCGGCGGTGGACGGGGGCACGCTGGCCGTTGGCGGCACGCTGACCACGCCGCGGCTTGCGGTGAACCAGGGCGGCCGGCTGTCGGGCACGGGCTCCGTTGTGGCGGACGTGACGGTCGCCGGCGAGCTTGCGCCGGGCGCCTCGCCGGGCACCCTGAGCGTGACGGGCGACCTGACGCTGACGGAGACGGCGACGACGACGATCGAGGTTGACGGGACCGGGACGGGCAGCGGCGCGGGCAATTACGACCGGATCATCGTCAACGGGTCGGGCTCGGTCTTTACGGCGGGCGGCACGCTGGCGCCGGTGCTGCGCGGGATCTCCGGATCGGCGACCAACAGCTTCACGCCGTCGGTGGGCCAGCAGTTCGCGGTCGTGCAGGTGCCGTCGGGCACGGTGACGGGCTCGTTCTCGGGGGTACGGCAGCCGGCGTCGGGGCTTCCGGCGGGAACGCGGTTCGACGTGCTCTACTATCCGAGCGTGCTGACGCTGGCGGCGACGCCGGCGAGCTACGCCAACCTTGCGGCCCTCGGGATCGGTCAGACGGGGAACGAGCGGGCGTTCGGGTCGGCGCTGGACGCGGCGCGTCCGGCGGCGGGCGTGCGGCCGTCTGCGGCGACGAACGAGCTGTTCAACACGCTCTACGCGGCGAGCGAGGCGGATCTGGCAGCGGGCTTCTCCAGCCTGACGGGTCAGCTTCACGCGGAGATGGGCACGACGGCGGTTCGCTCGGTTGGCCGGTTCGCGGAGACGATCGGGTCGCGTCAGCTGGGTCTGATGGCGGACTGGCTGACGGCGCAGTCGGCACCCTATGGCGAGGGCCAGGCGTGGGTCGAGGCGGAGACGACGCTGACGGACGTGGGCGCGTCCGGCGGTGTGTCGGGCTACGATGCGCGCTCGACGAACGTGGCGTTCGGCGTGGATCACCGGGTGAGCGCGCGGGTCGCGCTCGGCTTCGCGGCGGCCTACGAGTATGCGGACGTGTCGTCGGATGCTCACGGGTCGGGCGACGTGACGACGTATCAGGCGGGTCTCTACGGGACGTTCGATGCGGGCGTGGTGGCGCTGGCGGCCCGCGGCGGCCTGAGCTACGGGGACCTGTCGACGAGCCGGACGACGGCGCTCCGCGGCTACGGGGCGACGGCAAGCGCGGACGGCCACGGGTTCGGCGGGTTTGCGGAGGCGACCGCGTTCCGGGCGTTCGAGACGCCGGTGGTGACGGTGACCCCGTCGGCGACGCTGGGCTACCGGGCGTTCGGGCGGGACGCGATGACCGAGAGCGGCAGCGTGTTCGCGCTGTCGGTCCCGAGCGAGACGTTCTCCGAGACCCAGACGACGCTCGCGGTGGCCCTGTCACGGCGGTTCGCGCTGGGCAACGGGTTCGTGCTGGAGCCGGTGCTGAGCGCCGGGTGGCGGCACGACTACGCGGATGTGGCGCAGACGTCGGACCTCGGCATCCTCGGGGCGTCCTACGACGTGGCCGGAGCGGACGTGGGCCGGGACGCGTTCCTGGGCGAGGTGACCATGACGGCGCTGAAGGGCGACCGCTTCGCTCTCGGCGCCTCCTGGCAGGCGGAGCTCCGCGACAACCTCACCGCCCACACCTTCCAGGCAGAGGCCAGCTTCCGCTTCTGA
- a CDS encoding CoA-transferase subunit beta, which produces MSDLGFTPDEIMTIAAARALTNDDVCFVGIGAPSAACNVARLTHAPDITLIYESGTIGTAPDVLPLSIGDGELCETAVTTVAVPEMFRYWLQGGRISIGFLGAAQLDRFGNINTTVIGDYNKPKVRLPGGGGAPEIASSCGEIYITMKQSLRGMVEKIDFFTSFGHGEGGDHRQRLGITTKGPTRLITDLAMWKPDPETKEFTVVSLHPGVTRDDVQATCGWTVKFADDLEETPRPTELELTTLRDLKARTEAAHSGGRKPKAA; this is translated from the coding sequence ATGAGCGATCTCGGTTTCACCCCCGACGAAATCATGACCATTGCGGCGGCCCGCGCGCTGACCAACGACGACGTCTGCTTCGTCGGCATCGGCGCACCGTCCGCCGCCTGCAACGTGGCCCGGCTGACCCACGCGCCGGACATCACGCTGATCTACGAATCCGGAACCATCGGCACGGCGCCCGACGTGCTGCCACTGTCCATCGGCGACGGCGAGCTGTGCGAGACGGCGGTGACCACGGTCGCGGTGCCGGAGATGTTCCGATACTGGCTGCAGGGCGGGCGGATCTCGATCGGCTTTCTGGGTGCGGCCCAGCTCGACCGGTTCGGCAACATCAACACCACCGTGATCGGCGACTACAACAAGCCGAAGGTGCGGCTGCCGGGCGGCGGCGGGGCGCCGGAGATCGCGTCGTCGTGCGGTGAGATCTACATCACCATGAAGCAGTCCCTGCGCGGCATGGTGGAGAAGATCGATTTCTTCACCTCGTTCGGCCACGGCGAAGGCGGCGATCACCGCCAGCGTCTCGGCATCACCACCAAGGGGCCGACCCGTCTGATCACCGACCTCGCCATGTGGAAGCCGGATCCGGAGACGAAGGAGTTCACCGTGGTGTCGCTGCATCCGGGCGTCACCCGTGACGACGTCCAGGCGACCTGCGGATGGACCGTGAAATTCGCCGACGATCTGGAAGAGACCCCGCGGCCGACGGAGCTGGAGCTGACGACGCTGCGGGACCTCAAGGCGCGCACCGAGGCGGCGCATTCGGGCGGACGCAAGCCGAAGGCCGCATGA